A stretch of Allostreptomyces psammosilenae DNA encodes these proteins:
- a CDS encoding MMPL family transporter, which yields MFILLGRFTYRRRRAVLIAAGVFAVLAGIWGSGVFGAMGSGGYAPPGVESVRANELLEEEFGHGENEHDVIAVYVDPTDSRTVDDPEFADAVRAALDGLPDSHVASVTSYWTEGLPASERALLVSEDRHATYATLTLEGADAAERLENYGEIVDGVRAEGGLETYLGGGFTSEHQLQELASANLATAQVISLPLLLLFLVIIFRGLVAGATPILLGIFAILGSLTLLRMLTYVTEISIFALEITILLGLGLAIDYGLFIVSRFREELARRGGDVAEALPATMATAGRTVAFSGLTVVISLCGLLLFPQPASRSFGLGGVTVVLFNIVAAVVVLPAMLAVLGQRINALRIPWPRRTVTEVVAERTGAWARLAWAIMRRPVPWLAGAIGLLLIAAAPLLSLEPGLTNHRYLPTDNEGQVSLRIIDEEFPEDGPATPVLDIAVVGGVEQAALEDYLRRLEALDAAGEAEVVRGDAELTHVTVTWQGESDDPANLQLVRDARAEEWPAGATEVLVGGEGGPALSLDSNEATLDALPWALGVVVLVTLVLLFFAFGSVILPIKAVLVAFFSLAASLGIVVWGFQDGGFASVLGFEAVGTTDLWTLGLIVIIAFGLVTDYEMFVVSRAREEYLVSGDNERAVAVGLQSTGGIISSAALLMVIVLAAMGVTATSLFLMTIGIGLTFSIVIDATIVRGVLVPATMRLLGSVNWWAPGPLRRLHDRLGISEGEAVLPPAGGVPAASGSGQERRVAARK from the coding sequence ATGTTCATACTGCTGGGCCGATTCACCTACCGGCGCCGCCGTGCGGTCCTCATAGCCGCCGGCGTCTTCGCCGTTCTGGCGGGGATCTGGGGCTCGGGCGTGTTCGGCGCGATGGGCAGCGGCGGCTACGCCCCGCCCGGAGTCGAGAGCGTCCGCGCCAACGAACTCCTGGAGGAGGAGTTCGGGCACGGGGAGAACGAGCACGACGTCATCGCGGTCTACGTCGACCCCACGGACTCGCGAACGGTGGACGACCCGGAATTCGCCGACGCGGTGCGGGCGGCGCTCGACGGCCTCCCCGACTCCCACGTCGCCTCGGTCACCAGCTACTGGACCGAGGGCCTCCCGGCGTCCGAACGCGCCCTGCTGGTCTCCGAGGACCGGCACGCCACCTACGCGACCCTCACCCTGGAAGGGGCGGACGCGGCGGAGCGGCTGGAGAACTACGGGGAGATCGTCGACGGCGTCCGCGCCGAGGGCGGGCTGGAGACCTACCTCGGCGGTGGATTCACCAGCGAGCACCAGCTCCAGGAACTGGCCTCGGCCAACCTGGCCACCGCCCAGGTGATCTCCCTGCCGCTGCTGCTGCTCTTCCTGGTGATCATTTTCCGCGGGCTGGTCGCCGGCGCGACGCCGATCCTGCTCGGCATATTCGCCATTCTCGGCTCGCTGACGCTGCTGCGGATGCTCACCTACGTCACCGAGATCTCGATCTTCGCGCTGGAGATCACCATCCTGCTCGGTCTCGGGCTGGCGATCGACTACGGCCTGTTCATCGTCAGCCGCTTCCGCGAGGAGCTCGCCCGCCGGGGCGGTGACGTGGCCGAGGCGCTCCCGGCCACCATGGCCACGGCCGGGCGCACCGTCGCCTTCTCCGGCCTCACCGTCGTGATCTCCCTGTGCGGGCTGCTGCTCTTCCCGCAGCCGGCCTCGCGCTCCTTCGGCCTGGGCGGCGTCACGGTGGTGCTGTTCAACATCGTGGCCGCGGTGGTGGTGCTCCCGGCGATGCTGGCGGTGCTCGGCCAGCGGATCAACGCGCTGCGCATCCCCTGGCCGCGCCGCACCGTCACCGAGGTGGTCGCGGAGCGCACGGGGGCCTGGGCCCGGCTCGCCTGGGCCATCATGCGCCGGCCGGTGCCGTGGCTGGCCGGCGCGATCGGCCTGCTGCTGATCGCCGCGGCCCCGCTGCTCTCCCTGGAGCCCGGCCTGACCAACCACCGCTACCTGCCGACCGACAACGAGGGCCAGGTCTCGCTGCGGATCATCGACGAGGAGTTCCCGGAGGACGGTCCGGCGACGCCCGTGCTGGACATCGCCGTGGTGGGCGGTGTCGAGCAGGCGGCGCTGGAGGACTACCTGCGGCGCCTGGAGGCGCTGGACGCGGCGGGCGAGGCCGAGGTGGTCCGCGGTGACGCGGAGCTGACCCACGTCACGGTGACCTGGCAGGGCGAGTCGGACGACCCGGCCAACCTCCAGCTGGTGCGGGACGCGCGCGCCGAGGAGTGGCCGGCCGGCGCGACCGAGGTGCTGGTGGGCGGCGAGGGCGGTCCGGCGCTGAGCCTGGACAGCAACGAGGCCACGCTGGACGCCCTGCCGTGGGCCCTGGGCGTCGTGGTGCTGGTGACGCTGGTGCTGCTGTTCTTCGCCTTCGGCTCGGTGATCCTGCCGATCAAGGCGGTGCTGGTGGCCTTCTTCTCCCTGGCCGCCTCGCTCGGCATCGTGGTCTGGGGCTTCCAGGACGGCGGCTTCGCCTCGGTGCTGGGCTTCGAGGCGGTCGGCACGACGGACCTGTGGACCCTCGGTCTGATCGTCATCATTGCCTTCGGGCTGGTCACCGACTACGAGATGTTCGTGGTCAGCCGGGCCCGGGAGGAGTACCTGGTCAGCGGGGACAACGAGCGCGCGGTGGCGGTCGGCCTGCAGAGCACCGGCGGGATCATCTCCAGCGCGGCGCTGCTGATGGTCATCGTGCTCGCCGCGATGGGCGTCACCGCCACCTCGCTGTTCCTGATGACCATCGGGATCGGCCTGACCTTCTCCATCGTCATCGACGCGACCATCGTCCGGGGCGTCCTGGTGCCGGCCACGATGCGGCTGCTCGGGAGCGTCAACTGGTGGGCGCCCGGACCGCTGCGCCGGCTGCACGACCGGCTGGGCATCTCCGAGGGGGAGGCCGTGCTGCCTCCCGCCGGCGGCGTGCCCGCCGCCTCCGGCTCCGGGCAGGAGCGGAGGGTCGCCGCGCGGAAGTAA
- a CDS encoding glycosyltransferase, translating into MTRVLFATVPATGHVRPSLPIARELVEAGHEVVWYTGRGFEKIITSVGARFVPVTADLKFDADVDALQSTDDERRPGIAGLRKVVFDVFVDSIPAYVDDLRPLFDDFRPEVVVGDQTFMAAPLLALQRDIPRVIFCLGPMSISSVDTAPFGTGLTPSDTPLRRLRNRALGWAIQNVIFGNSQRAAERIVADMGVGPFRGMFTDWSSQFATRFIQAGIPEFEYPRSDLPESVEFIGITRQTGLDDWTAPDWWDRVLAARAEGRPVVVVTQGSAATDHGLLVLPTIEALAERDVLVVATTVTRDPEEVLPREQRPANLVLERFVPFAELLPLTDVLVTNGGYGGVQMSLSFGVPLVVAGTSEDKMESNARLAWTGAGLSLNTNRPKPAKVDAAVRRVLGDPSFRRRASELMGAYDKYGGTARAAEIIIEAHRERQSPSESATVG; encoded by the coding sequence ATGACACGAGTTCTTTTCGCGACGGTGCCGGCGACAGGTCACGTCCGTCCCTCGCTCCCGATCGCGCGCGAGCTGGTGGAGGCGGGGCACGAGGTGGTCTGGTACACCGGGCGCGGTTTCGAGAAGATCATCACCAGTGTCGGCGCGCGCTTCGTGCCGGTGACGGCGGACCTGAAGTTCGACGCCGACGTCGACGCGCTGCAGTCCACGGACGACGAACGCAGACCCGGGATCGCCGGCCTGAGAAAGGTGGTCTTCGACGTCTTCGTCGACTCGATCCCGGCCTACGTGGACGACCTGCGGCCACTCTTCGACGACTTCCGGCCCGAGGTGGTCGTCGGGGACCAGACGTTCATGGCGGCGCCGCTGCTGGCGTTGCAGCGGGACATCCCCCGGGTGATCTTCTGCCTCGGCCCGATGTCCATATCCAGCGTGGACACCGCGCCGTTCGGCACCGGGCTGACCCCCTCGGACACGCCGCTGCGCCGGCTGCGCAACCGGGCCCTGGGCTGGGCCATCCAGAACGTGATCTTCGGGAACTCCCAGCGGGCCGCCGAACGCATCGTCGCCGACATGGGGGTCGGGCCGTTCCGGGGCATGTTCACGGACTGGAGCAGCCAGTTCGCGACCCGCTTCATCCAGGCCGGAATCCCGGAGTTCGAGTACCCGCGCAGCGACCTCCCCGAGTCGGTGGAGTTCATCGGGATCACCCGCCAGACCGGACTGGACGACTGGACGGCGCCCGACTGGTGGGACCGGGTGCTCGCGGCGCGCGCCGAGGGGCGGCCGGTCGTCGTGGTGACCCAGGGATCGGCGGCCACCGACCACGGCCTGCTCGTCCTGCCCACGATCGAGGCGCTCGCCGAGCGGGACGTCCTGGTCGTGGCGACCACCGTCACCCGGGATCCGGAGGAGGTGCTGCCCCGGGAGCAGCGGCCGGCGAACCTGGTGCTGGAGCGGTTCGTGCCCTTCGCCGAGCTGCTGCCGCTCACCGACGTGTTGGTGACCAACGGCGGGTACGGCGGGGTGCAGATGTCGCTCTCCTTCGGCGTACCGCTCGTCGTCGCCGGCACCAGCGAGGACAAGATGGAGTCCAACGCCCGCCTCGCCTGGACCGGAGCCGGACTGTCGCTGAACACCAACCGGCCGAAGCCGGCCAAGGTGGACGCCGCGGTGCGCCGGGTGCTCGGCGACCCGAGCTTCCGCCGGCGCGCCTCGGAGCTCATGGGGGCGTACGACAAGTACGGGGGGACGGCCCGGGCGGCCGAGATCATCATCGAGGCGCACCGCGAGCGGCAGTCGCCCTCCGAGTCGGCCACCGTCGGCTAA
- a CDS encoding MFS transporter, protein MILFGMFMDLLDGGVLNVALPEIQQEMGASSAALQWMVAGYALSFALGLITGGRLGDIYGRKRVFVIGMALFTLTSVLCSVAQSPGQLVAARVAQGLAASLMVPQVMATIQVMYAPSERGRPITAAGALYAITSVLGPIIGALLTESDIAGLGWRTIFLVNVPVGVIALIAAIRYVPESRSETAVRLDLAGVLLAGLAMLLLLYPLVAGREAGWPAWTFVSMAASLPVFAIFVAHQRRKVDSPLVPLSLFRHGSFTGGLLILLLAMGGVVGFFLVFTVYLQDGLGYDVMRAGVTGIWWGIASSVFAALAINLLAARMGRLVVQIGLLTVVAGLLGLMWVTRSLDAEVTPGSLVVPLLLGGAGMGFAISLVFDFALSSVPLDDAGAASGVLNAFQQAASAVGIAVVGALFFALMPTGEPGGAEWAADSSDAFATAMWLPVGMTLLAFAASFLLPRQAAHHDTAP, encoded by the coding sequence GTGATCCTGTTCGGAATGTTCATGGACCTGCTGGACGGCGGAGTGCTGAATGTCGCCCTCCCGGAGATCCAGCAGGAAATGGGCGCCAGCAGTGCGGCGCTGCAGTGGATGGTCGCCGGATACGCCCTTTCATTCGCCCTCGGGCTCATCACCGGCGGCCGGCTGGGCGACATCTACGGACGCAAGCGCGTTTTCGTGATCGGAATGGCCCTGTTCACCCTCACCTCGGTGCTGTGCAGCGTGGCGCAGAGCCCGGGACAGCTCGTCGCCGCCCGGGTGGCGCAGGGGCTGGCCGCCTCGCTGATGGTCCCCCAGGTGATGGCGACCATCCAGGTGATGTACGCCCCCAGTGAGCGGGGCAGGCCGATCACGGCCGCCGGAGCGCTGTACGCCATCACCTCGGTGCTCGGCCCGATCATCGGCGCGCTGCTCACCGAGAGTGACATCGCCGGCCTGGGCTGGCGGACGATCTTCCTGGTCAACGTCCCGGTCGGGGTGATCGCGCTGATCGCCGCGATCCGCTACGTGCCCGAGTCCCGCTCGGAGACGGCCGTCCGGCTGGACCTGGCGGGCGTGCTGCTGGCCGGGCTCGCCATGCTGCTGCTGCTCTACCCGCTGGTGGCCGGCCGTGAGGCCGGCTGGCCGGCGTGGACCTTCGTCAGCATGGCCGCCTCGCTGCCGGTCTTCGCGATCTTCGTGGCGCACCAGCGCCGGAAGGTCGACTCCCCGCTGGTGCCGTTGTCGCTGTTCCGCCACGGCTCCTTCACCGGCGGCCTGCTGATCCTGCTGCTGGCCATGGGCGGGGTGGTCGGCTTCTTCCTGGTGTTCACCGTCTACCTCCAGGACGGCCTCGGCTACGACGTCATGCGCGCCGGCGTCACCGGCATCTGGTGGGGCATCGCCTCCTCGGTCTTCGCCGCGCTCGCCATCAACCTGCTGGCGGCCCGGATGGGGCGCCTGGTGGTGCAGATCGGGCTGCTCACCGTGGTCGCCGGGCTGCTCGGCCTGATGTGGGTGACCCGCTCGCTGGACGCCGAGGTCACCCCCGGCTCGCTGGTGGTGCCGCTGCTCCTGGGCGGCGCCGGCATGGGCTTCGCGATCTCGCTGGTGTTCGACTTCGCGCTCTCCTCCGTCCCGCTGGACGACGCCGGAGCCGCCTCCGGGGTGCTCAACGCCTTCCAGCAGGCGGCCTCGGCCGTGGGCATCGCGGTGGTCGGCGCGCTCTTCTTCGCCCTGATGCCGACCGGCGAGCCGGGAGGTGCCGAATGGGCGGCGGACTCCAGCGACGCCTTCGCCACCGCCATGTGGCTGCCGGTCGGCATGACCCTCCTGGCGTTCGCCGCCAGCTTCCTGCTGCCCCGCCAGGCGGCCCACCACGACACCGCCCCGTAG
- a CDS encoding TetR/AcrR family transcriptional regulator: MTPSTRDTLMAAAAELLDEGGLEAVTLREVGRRAGVSHNAPYKHFADKEALLAAVAARELTNQGAALAAALRQDPSPETILRSALRGYVAWALAHPARFKLVFGFWSTNSAELAAAADSTRTMLIDVVAAAQRAGWLPAGDPERLTALLQAVTQGAVDLAISGHLEAQGKGHASPDDLVDDLLDHLRASARVTSRV, from the coding sequence ATGACACCGAGTACTCGTGACACGCTGATGGCCGCCGCCGCCGAGCTGCTGGACGAGGGCGGGCTGGAGGCCGTGACGCTGCGCGAGGTCGGTCGCCGGGCGGGGGTCTCCCACAACGCGCCGTACAAGCACTTCGCCGACAAGGAGGCGCTGCTCGCGGCCGTGGCCGCCCGGGAGCTGACGAACCAGGGCGCGGCCCTCGCCGCGGCGCTGCGACAGGATCCGTCCCCGGAGACCATCCTGCGTTCGGCGCTGCGCGGCTACGTCGCGTGGGCGCTGGCCCACCCCGCCCGCTTCAAGCTGGTCTTCGGCTTCTGGTCCACCAACTCGGCGGAGCTGGCGGCGGCCGCGGACTCCACCCGCACCATGCTGATCGACGTGGTCGCGGCCGCCCAGCGGGCCGGCTGGCTGCCCGCCGGGGATCCGGAGCGGCTCACCGCGCTGCTCCAGGCCGTCACCCAGGGGGCCGTCGACCTCGCGATCAGCGGCCACCTGGAGGCGCAGGGCAAGGGTCACGCCAGCCCGGACGACCTGGTCGACGACCTCCTGGACCACCTGCGCGCCTCGGCCCGGGTCACCAGCCGGGTCTGA
- a CDS encoding glutathione S-transferase family protein produces MPAVSTKEFTRAPNHFDARITADGSSPWPVEPGRYRLIVSRACPWASRALVVRRLLGLEHAISVGVADPIQDERSWRFTLDPDGRDPVLGISYLHEAYHAADPAYAGGISVPAIVDIPSGRLVTNDYPTITTDLSTQWRACHRPGAPDLYPEHLREEIDEVNRRVFRDVNNGVYRAGFAGDQEAYADAYHRLFACLDGLSERLEGRRYLVGDTITEADIRLFTTLVRFDAVYHGHFKCNKRKLTEMPVLWAYARDLYQTPGFHDTVDFDHIKRHYYMVHTDINPTRIVPEGPDLTGWLTPHGREALGGRPFGDGTPPGPPPPGEAAPTIEELTAAGR; encoded by the coding sequence GTGCCGGCCGTGAGCACCAAGGAGTTCACCCGCGCTCCGAACCACTTCGACGCGCGGATAACCGCCGACGGCTCCTCGCCGTGGCCCGTCGAGCCCGGACGCTACCGGCTGATCGTGAGCCGGGCCTGCCCCTGGGCCAGCCGAGCGCTGGTGGTGCGCCGCCTCCTCGGGCTGGAGCACGCCATCTCGGTGGGCGTCGCGGACCCGATCCAGGACGAGCGGTCGTGGCGGTTCACCCTCGACCCGGACGGCCGCGATCCCGTGCTCGGCATCTCCTACCTGCACGAGGCGTACCACGCCGCCGATCCGGCGTACGCCGGCGGGATCAGCGTGCCGGCGATCGTGGACATCCCCAGCGGCCGGCTGGTCACCAACGACTACCCGACCATCACCACGGACCTGTCCACCCAGTGGCGCGCCTGCCACCGCCCGGGCGCGCCGGACCTCTACCCGGAGCACCTGCGCGAGGAGATCGACGAGGTGAACCGCCGGGTCTTCCGGGACGTCAACAACGGCGTCTACCGCGCGGGCTTCGCGGGGGACCAGGAGGCGTACGCGGACGCCTACCACCGCCTCTTCGCCTGCCTGGACGGGCTCTCCGAACGGCTGGAGGGGCGGCGCTACCTGGTCGGCGACACCATCACCGAGGCCGACATCCGGCTGTTCACCACGCTGGTGCGCTTCGACGCCGTGTACCACGGCCACTTCAAGTGCAACAAGCGCAAGCTCACCGAGATGCCGGTGCTGTGGGCCTACGCCCGTGACCTCTACCAGACCCCGGGGTTCCACGACACGGTCGACTTCGACCACATCAAGCGGCACTACTACATGGTCCACACCGACATCAACCCCACCCGGATCGTGCCGGAGGGGCCGGACCTCACCGGCTGGCTGACGCCGCACGGCCGCGAGGCGCTCGGGGGCCGCCCGTTCGGGGACGGCACCCCGCCCGGGCCGCCGCCGCCCGGCGAGGCCGCCCCGACCATCGAGGAGCTGACCGCGGCCGGCCGCTGA
- a CDS encoding S8 family serine peptidase has translation MNVRRETAHPGPERPGPRGSTAHASSARARTARSSGGSRVRTAAALLGALLATAPAVASPLLLPAAPARAATRDWPLATLNAEEAWRHSTGEGVTVAVLDTGVDATHPDLAGRVLQGADMVGSGAAPGDAEWAQHGTAMAALIAGQGVGNGVEPGVRGIAPDADILPVRVILEDDDPARAQASADSSAAGQDPPLVRGIRWAVDHGADVINLSLGDDTDAAHPDAAEDAAVRYALERGVVVVASAGNSGDADDDGSDPASYPAVYPGVIAVSAVGPDGERADFSTRHWYTTVAAPGDDVVVADPDRDYYEGWGTSAAAAYVSGVVALMLAEQPELSPHQVARLLRETADPGAGATGDFDEELGAGVVDAGAAVLAAGRTAPEPPAAPAPSVTAATPGAAPGAEPRWFGPGPVPTAEAGGGGTGGTRLSLPVAGAFTGLALTLAGVLLARGVPPWRRRGGAMDGWSGN, from the coding sequence ATGAACGTCCGTCGCGAGACCGCCCACCCCGGTCCGGAGCGTCCCGGCCCCCGCGGCTCCACCGCGCATGCCTCCTCCGCCCGCGCCCGCACCGCCCGTTCGTCCGGCGGGAGCCGGGTCCGCACGGCCGCGGCCCTGCTCGGCGCGCTGCTCGCCACCGCCCCCGCGGTGGCCTCGCCGCTGCTGCTGCCCGCCGCCCCGGCGCGGGCAGCGACCCGCGACTGGCCGCTGGCCACCCTGAACGCCGAGGAGGCCTGGCGGCACAGCACCGGCGAGGGGGTCACCGTCGCCGTACTGGACACCGGTGTCGACGCCACCCACCCCGACCTGGCCGGCCGGGTGCTCCAGGGGGCCGACATGGTCGGGTCCGGGGCGGCCCCCGGGGACGCCGAGTGGGCCCAGCACGGCACCGCGATGGCCGCCCTGATCGCCGGCCAGGGGGTGGGGAACGGAGTGGAACCGGGCGTGCGCGGCATCGCCCCGGACGCCGACATCCTCCCGGTGCGGGTGATACTCGAGGACGACGACCCGGCACGGGCCCAGGCCTCGGCCGACTCCTCCGCCGCCGGCCAGGATCCGCCGCTGGTCCGCGGCATCCGCTGGGCGGTGGACCACGGCGCCGACGTGATCAACCTGTCGCTGGGCGACGACACCGACGCCGCGCACCCGGACGCCGCCGAGGACGCCGCGGTCCGCTACGCCCTGGAGCGCGGCGTGGTCGTGGTCGCCTCGGCCGGCAACAGCGGCGACGCGGACGACGACGGATCCGATCCGGCGTCATACCCCGCGGTGTACCCGGGGGTGATCGCGGTGTCGGCGGTCGGCCCGGACGGCGAGCGGGCCGACTTCTCCACCCGGCACTGGTACACCACCGTGGCGGCCCCGGGCGACGACGTGGTGGTGGCCGATCCGGACCGCGACTACTACGAGGGGTGGGGAACCAGCGCGGCCGCCGCGTACGTCTCCGGGGTCGTCGCGCTGATGCTGGCCGAGCAACCCGAGTTGAGCCCGCATCAGGTGGCGAGGCTGCTGCGGGAGACCGCGGACCCCGGCGCGGGGGCGACGGGGGACTTCGACGAGGAACTGGGGGCCGGTGTGGTGGATGCCGGCGCGGCCGTGCTGGCCGCCGGGCGGACCGCCCCGGAACCCCCCGCCGCTCCGGCACCCTCGGTGACCGCCGCCACACCCGGCGCGGCGCCCGGTGCGGAGCCCCGGTGGTTCGGCCCCGGACCGGTGCCGACCGCCGAGGCGGGCGGAGGCGGAACCGGGGGCACCCGGTTGTCGCTTCCCGTTGCCGGCGCGTTCACAGGGCTGGCGCTCACCCTGGCGGGCGTGCTGCTGGCGCGCGGGGTGCCGCCGTGGCGCCGCCGAGGTGGCGCGATGGACGGATGGTCCGGCAACTGA